In the genome of Flavobacteriaceae bacterium YJPT1-3, the window AATACGGTGTACACCATAAAAGAAAACGAGAAAAACGGTCTTGTCACACTGGGAACCAATGAAGGTCTAGTCGTGTTGTCTTATGAAGACTCAATTACCTACAACAATACAACTATTGATTGTTGTAAAAATGATCAAATTGTCGGTATCCTCGAGAGTAATGAAAGTTATTGGATGTCTACTTATGATGGTCTCAAGCGTTACGAAAAGGACGACTATTTTATTTCTGAATTTTTCGTTGAAGATGGCTTAGCGGATAATGAGTTTAATCAAGAGGCTCATTTAAAGATAAATGATACTCTTTTTTATTTTGGGGGGGTAAATGGTATCATAGAGATGAATCCCTATCGGGTGAACAAGAAAGAAGGTAATCCCCTCATCCACTTAGTAGCTATGGAGTACTACAAGGCTGATAATCTGGTATATCAGGTGACTGGCTTTCGCGAAAGTGAATATACTTTCCATATACCCTTTGAAAAGAATTTCTTTACGGCAACCTTCGCAATCAATGATAATTTCAGACCCGAGAACGCTCAATTCGAATACCGAATTGAGGGAATTCACGATCAATGGCAACTCATGTCAGCTGATGGTCGTTTGCGCTCCTTTGGCTTAAGACCAGGAGACAATACATTGAGAGTCAGAGGGGCCAATGCATCCGGAATTCATACGGATAATGAATTAGTCCTGAATATAGAAGTCGGCCAGGTATTCTATAAGACCTGGTGGTTCTCCTTACTGGTGGTGCTTTGCATTTTGAGTCTGCTCTACTGGCGTTTTGCAAGCAATCAGACTCGAGTAAAAAGGATCGAACGCAGGCGACTACAGCGCGCTAAACTGGAAGTGAAGGCCTTGCGGGCTCAAATGAATCCGCATTTTATTTCCAATGCCTTAAACGGCATTCAAAGCGTCATGCTCTTGAAGGGAGAAGAAGAAGCCAACCGCTACTTAGGAGCGTTTTCACGCCTGTTACGCAGCACACTGGATATGAGCAATAGCGAATTGACCGTCCTTCAGGATGAGCTGTTATACATTAATTCGTACCTAGAATTGGAACGCTTTCGACAGCAGGATTTGGAGTACAATGTGGTAGTCGATCCACAGTTGGACTTACTGAATACAGAGGTACCTTCCATGCTTTTTCAACCCATACTGGAAAATGCCATCTTACATGGACTGGCACCAAAGAAAAATGGACGTAAGGTGTTGAATGTCATTTTTGAGCAGCAGGACCCGAAATTGCTCTGCATTATAGAAGACAATGGGATTGGAAGAATCGCATCGGCTGAATTAAACCGACTGAAGATGAAGACCCATAAGTCCTGGTCAACAGCCATTCTCAATGAGCGCATTGAGATCATTAATTACTTCAATAAAAATGCCATTAACTATAATGTAGAGGATCTGCAGTCTTTTGGTGAACCTTCGGGTACTCGAGTGACTATGAAATTACCGTTAAGAGGCTTAAAATTATAATCATATTGACTATTTTTTGTCTAAATTAGAATCCGACTAATTGAGTAGGGAATCATGGAAAAGCAAAGTGCCTTTATTGTGGATGACGAACAGGACAATGTTGACCTGTTAAAGCACTTCATTAGCAAGTATTGTCCTTCTGTCAAGGTAGAAGGTTGCGCCACCACCCGGGCCGATGCTGAAAAGCATTTGCAAAAAAAACTTCCCGATATACTCTTTCTGGACGTCATCCTGGATGAAGGCACCGGCTTCGATCTCCTGGAGCATATTGATTATCAAAAAACACAGATCATCTTTGTAACTGCCTATGATGAGTTTGCGATCAAGGCATTTAAATACAATGCGGTCGATTATGTGCTAAAACCCATTGAGATTTCTGAATTGATCATGGCTGTGGAACATGCCAAACAAAAGAACAGTACAAAGCATTATGTCAAGCAGAACCAGCTGGAAACCCTGATCAATGCGATTTCCAGTGAAAAGATCAGTCAGGAGTTTATTGCGGTTCC includes:
- a CDS encoding LytTR family DNA-binding domain-containing protein, which translates into the protein MEKQSAFIVDDEQDNVDLLKHFISKYCPSVKVEGCATTRADAEKHLQKKLPDILFLDVILDEGTGFDLLEHIDYQKTQIIFVTAYDEFAIKAFKYNAVDYVLKPIEISELIMAVEHAKQKNSTKHYVKQNQLETLINAISSEKISQEFIAVPTTERIEFLKTSEIMYCAADGKYTTFYMDNGEEFVSSRNIGEYDALLDDRNFYRIHNSYLVNLNYVDNINKAAGNYCELKSGKSLPVAKRRQESLQRFLKLKD